Within the Alteromonas sp. M12 genome, the region TGTTGGTGCGTTTGGAAAGTGGTGGTGGAGTTGTGCATGGTTATGGATTGGCAGCATCTCAATTACAGCGTCTAAAAGATAAAAATATTCATCTCACCGCTGCGGTCGACAAAGTGGCGGCAAGTGGTGGTTATATGATGGCCTGTGTGGCGGATAACGTATTAAGTGCTAAATTTGCGATCATAGGTTCAATTGGTGTGATTGCTCAGTTACCGAACTTTAATAAGATTTTAAAGAAAAACGATATTGAATTTGAACAACATACCGCAGGGGATTTTAAGCGCACATTGACGTTGTTTGGCGAAAACACTGATCAGGGAAGAGACAAGTTTAAGCAAGAACTTGAAGAAGTGCATGTGATGTTTAAAGACTTTGTATCATCTCATCGCTCTGAGCTAGACATTGATAAAGTGGCTACTGGTGAATACTGGTATGGTAGTCGTGCAAAAGAGCTAGGCTTGGTTGATGCAATTCAAACCTCTGATGACTTTTTAATGAGTAAATTAGAGAGCCGAAATATTTATTCAGTTAAGTATAGTAAGAAAAAGGGTCTAGCTGAAAAGTTAGGTAAAGCCGCATCTACTGGGATTGAGTCCGCCTTTGTAAAGCTATGGTCAAAAAGCCAGACCCTTTTTAAATAAGAGCTAGTTGCTTAAAATTATAATCGTACAGAGATGGAAATGAAAAGAGCGACCTAGGTCGCTCTTTTTTATGCTTAATTTTTAACTGTTACCAACCACATTGTCGACCTTGGTTTTGTTCATCTAACCAAGCTTTAAGAGGCTCAAAGTAATCAAGAATGGCGGTGGCATCCATTTCAGGTTTGCCGGTTAGGGTTTCCAAGGCTTCTTGCCAAGGTTTGCTTTGACCCATTTCCAACATATTATTCAAAGCTGCTCCGGCTTCTTTGCTACCGTATATCGAACAGCGATGAATAGGACCTTTATCACCGGCAATTTCACACAAGCTTCGGTGGAATTGGAACTGTAATATATGA harbors:
- the sohB gene encoding protease SohB; this encodes MEFLFQYGLFVAKAVTIVVAILLTVGGIVALASKQKQGNGQLEIKSVSEQFEELKEHAQHLLLSKEQLKKKQKEQKKADKVAKKKDESDQKANLFVVDFKGSMDAHEVDSLREEITAILCAAQPKDEVLVRLESGGGVVHGYGLAASQLQRLKDKNIHLTAAVDKVAASGGYMMACVADNVLSAKFAIIGSIGVIAQLPNFNKILKKNDIEFEQHTAGDFKRTLTLFGENTDQGRDKFKQELEEVHVMFKDFVSSHRSELDIDKVATGEYWYGSRAKELGLVDAIQTSDDFLMSKLESRNIYSVKYSKKKGLAEKLGKAASTGIESAFVKLWSKSQTLFK